The DNA sequence GATATCGCGAAGCGCCGTCTATTCGAGAAGTCCGACGTTGGGGAAGCAGCAGTTCGGGAGGTGCTCGACAACGCGTCGGTGAAGCCGACTGAGTCGCTGGTCTACAACGAGATCAAGCAGAACACGAAACCACCACTCGACAGCATCGACGACGGGGAACTCGTTGAGTTCTATCCGTTCCTCCCGTACCACGCTCCACTGTTCCTCGAGATTCTGTTTAATCTCCGCCAGGAGGCCAGTGACCCGGCGAAGTCAATATTCTCGGGCACGGCCCGAGCCATTCTCGCGCTCATGCACAGCCTCCTACAGAAATGGGTCGACGAGGGGGAGGGCGACCAGGTTATCACGCTCGTCGATTTCTACGAGTTGGTGAAGCCGGAGCTCAGGGAGATACTCAAATCGGACATGCGCGTCATCGAGGGCTCCGAGGCGAGCCGAGGAATCAAAGACGAGGTGGATGACGGGAATCTGGAGGAGTTCGATCTCGACGTTGCGAAAGCCGTTCTCTTACTCCAACACGTGCACGATATCGTCCCGCTCAACGAGGGGAACATCGCAGTCTCCGTGATGTCGGACCTCAACGGCCGGTCCTGGATCAGTACCCAGAACCGAGTCGAGGAGTCGCTCGGACGCCTCCAGAAATTCATTCGACCGACCGAAGACGAAACGGGAGCTCGGTACCGCTTCGCGACCCAGGAAGAGCGGATTATCTACGACGACACCGAAGCCAACGAGGACGACCCCGACTGGGAGGCGATACTGCAAGCACTGGACGAGCATCTCTGGCACCGGATTACACAGGATCTCTCACTGCCAGAGTCGGTCCCATACGGGGACTCCGGTGACGAGTATCCCGTTGCATATGGATTCCGTCTCGATGGAACCGACTTCGAGACCACTGTCGACGCTGACGGTGGACTGGACGTCTCCATCGAAGTGCAGGGCGTTCGCCCAGATCACACCCCCGAAAACGGTGACGAGGAGACTCTCTACTGGACAATAGATACGGACGGACTGGACGACCTCCGGAAGCATCTCGGTAAATGGTGGGCACTCCGTGACGCGATTTCGACACACAATGCACCGCCAGCTGTGGAACGAGACCTCGAGCAGCGTGCCAGTGCTGTTCGGAGTAAGCTCGTCAGTGCGATGCAGAGCGGTTCGTACACGGTGAAAGACCGAACGGATATCAGCGGTATCTCCAAGGCTGTCCAGACCGCCGTCGACGTCGGATACCCCGACGACTTCCATCCGATGATGCTGCAGGTGACCGACGATCGCTTGCAGGAACTGGCGGAGTTCTCGACTGGCGACCCACTTCCTGCGTGGGCGCACACGATTCAGGTACCATCGTCCGATCCGTCTGCAAGCCAAGGGAAGAAGTCGATTCAGCGTAACGTGATGTCACTCACGGGCCGACAGCTGAAAGGCCGCGATGACGGCCTCAATATGAATACCGTCCTCGACGGAATCACTGGGAAGAAGCCGTTCTACGATGACGCTCGTCCGGCACTCTGTGCGATCATCTGGGGGTTCTGTCAAGAGGGCCGATTGGTCCCTGTCGACGAAGACGGGAATACACTGGAGAACTCGGCTGTTCTCGATCAAGAGCAGCTCTCGACGACGAGACTGAAGCTGCTCCCGCGTGAGCCAATCGGGAAGCTCCTCGAAGAAGGTGGCTTCAAGCAGACGACGGAGACGGTCGCAAATGGACTCATCCACCTGCAGGAAGCGAACCAGCAGTTACGATCGTCGCTCATTGGACTCCAAGAGGATGTCCAGTTAGTCGTCGATACTGACGTTCACTCGGGAGCTGTCGCTGGACTCCTGAACGCACTTATCGAGGAATTGTCCGATCGTATCACCGCCACTGCTGATCGGTTGTCCGTCGTGAGGTCACAGGGCGACGGGCTCGGAGACGCGATCGAACAGACGAACAACGTACAGGAGTGGTTCGACGAAGTGAAAGACGTCTGGAACCGTCGGATCAGGTCTCTGTACCGGTTCGACGCGCACCTCACGGTGGGCGACGATCGGTTCGAGTGGGTTGACGAGGAAGCGCTATCGGCCGTCACTGCACAACGCGATGCGCTCGAAACCTTCGATGGGAGCTGGTGGACGACAGACGGATGGAAGGCGCTCGTCGCAGAGACCACGACTGGGCTGAGCAAGGAGTTCCAGCGCTCGTGGAACGCCTACGTCGACCAGCAAGGGCTCACTGACCTCGTCGAGCGTATCGATGGTCATCCGTGGGTCATCCCAGCAACGGAGCTTCCGACAGGTGTGCAGGTCGCGATGGAACGCGAGTACATCACGCCGCTGCGAGAGATACAGCGATGGTACGAGACGATCGATCAAGTTGTCGCATCGCTCGCTTCAGACGGCGAGGATACACTGGTCTCGGCTGCTGATGATGTCTCCGACGTAGATCCGCTATCCACAGCGACAGAGTATGATATGGACGAGTTAGCGTCCAGGCTCGACCGACTCACCGCAATCGTCGGTGACCGGACGCCCGATGAAGTCGAGCAGATCGGCGTACTTCCGGATGACCGTCAGAGCATCGACCGACACCTCGAACGTCTCGTCGAGCGTCGAGAACTGGACATCGATGTGACGGAGTCGGGGGTGATCATCCGATGACCGGCACACCGTACCGTGCGTTCAAGGAGAAGCTCTGTACGTTCGCTGAAGGCCAGGCGGGTATCCGAAACCCGTTCGTTATTGTGGCCGTCGAACCCGAAATCGAACATCAAACTGTTGACCGACTCAGTGGTTGGGCGACAGGGTCTGACGAGCCACCAAGCATTGATGAAGACATCTCTATCCAACCGATCTGGCTCGACGAACTGCTTCCGCAGACCAAGGTGTATAATCTGTGCGTTGCACTCGGGAGCGAGACGAGCCCGGAACGCATCGAGGACACGATGCAGGATCGGCTCGCCGAAGAGCTCGTCCAAGAGATGGTCGAGAACGAGATCGACGAAGAGCATCTGAAACAACAGAACCACGTCGTCCTGCTCCTCAATATCGGGAGTCTCTACCCGTTTACACGTGCCTCTGAACTCTTCGACGAACTCGACCGTCGGAACGTCAGATCGACCATCGGGATTCCGTACCCTGGCGATGACGTCGGCGGGAAGTTGAGCTTCTTCGACGGAGATTCACGACATTACTACCCGGCGCACCAGATCCCGGGTCCGATTACAGAGAAACACCTCCAACAATGAGTATCAGCAATCTATTCCGCAGCGACCCGACCCGACAGCTCGAAGAAGTCCAGAAGGTCAACGCCCGTGAACGGGCAGAAACCGACGTCGTTGAGTTCCACGAGACGGAGAGCGCAAAGCGCGTCCTCACTGAACTGGGGAAAATCATAGAAAATCCAGGAACTCAAGAACGTTTCTTGTATGTTAACGCAACCTTCGGCTCAGGGAAGACTCACCTGCTGAAACTTATCGGTCTCGTCGTCGATACCGAGTCCGAGTTCGCTCATCTGGGAACCGAACTCGCTGAGCAGTGGCCTGGGTTCGACAACCTCACCCAGTCGATCGACGCCTCACACGTCGAGCGTCTCAAACCGGTTTTCCTGAATCTCCTCGACCGGGACGCGTCGAAGGAACCACCGCTCCCGTTCCTCATCTTCGAGGCGATTGGACGCGAACTCGGCTATCCGACCGATCCCAACTGGCTGCTCGAGTGGGCCTGGACCGTCGATATGGAGTACGACGGCGTCTGGGATGCGCTCCAGACCACCGAGTATGATGGGCAGACGTTTGAGGGTGTGCTCGAAGAGCGTGCCTCGCTGCGGCGATGGCTCTACGAGGCACTCCCAGCACTGTCGGAGACGACAGGGACCGAGCTCGAAACTAGTGATGGCGCGAAGGCATCCATCGAGCGGGCCGAAGACGAGGTCGATCCTGGGTCGTTCAATCCTAAGGAACTGGTTGAACGTGTGGAGACGGTAACCGACGCCCTGAACGAGGAGGGGCCGAACACCGAGCTCTTCCTCGGGCTAGACGAGGTCGCGCTGTTCGTCGGCGACAGCAGGCACCGATATCGTGAATTCGAGGAGACGATGGAAGCGCTCCAAAATGGTCCGAATCCAGTCGTCATGACGACCGGTCAGTACCCGCTGCCAGACACGCGTGAAAAACTCATCGGTGAGGTGAACGATGACCACTGGACCCACCAGCAGGTGCGGCTAGAAGGCACAGACACGGAGATTATCGTCCGGAAACGCTGGCTGCAGAAAGACGGTGCAGGCAGTTCTCGAGTCTCCTCGCTCATCTCATCGATGCCGGACCTCTCGCTGAAGGCGTATTCACCAGTCGGGAGTGCTGATCCTGATGCGGTCGAGTCCTACCCGTTCCGCGAGTACGACTTGACGCTGTTGCGGAAGGTGATGCAGGAGCTGATCACGCAAGGCCGAGCGACCGAGCGTGACTACATCCAGGGCCGTGCGTTGCTCGTCCTGGTGCGGTCGCTGTTCACGAAGTTCGGCTGGGCTGATGCGGAGGAGGGAGCCCTCGTCACGTGGAACGAACTGTTCGACCTGCTCGTTGAGGAGACGACCTATGTGCCGCTGTGGGTTCAGGAGATGCTCGAGAACACGCTAATTCCGACCTTCGATGGGAACGAGGATGCGTGGGAAGTCCACGTCTCGAAGGCGCTGTACCTGCTGAACCAGACGCCTGCAGTCCCGGCGACGCCGGAGAACCTCGGGCGGCTGATGCTCGACGACGTGAACGCCTCGGTTGACCAGCGCGTCGAGGAAACCAAATCGGCACTCAACACGCTCGTCGATAAGCGGAAGGTGCTCACGGAGACCAACGACAAGGGCGACGAGGTGTACACACTCGTCTCGGAGGAACAGGAGAGTATCCTCAGTCGGGCACAGACGAAAGCCGAGCAGATATCGCCACACCAGCTCTCTGCCTGGCTGGAGACACGACTCCGGGAGAGCGACGACTTCTTCAGGAGCGACAACAGCCTGCACGAGGCCGACGTTGGCGACGAGCGGCTCGTTCCGCTCCGGTACGAGTACTCCATCCTCGATCCAGTGGGCAGAGCGCCGACCACGGAGTACGATGCCGTCCGAATTCGCGTCCTCGCCGATGACGCCGATACGGTCTCGGACCAAGTGGAGACGTGGCAGGACGTGAACGACGGACGCGACGGTGGTGAACACATCCTCATCGCAATCGACGTTCCGGAGACGACACTCGACAGGATTCGCAACGTTATCGGGATGGGGCAGGTACTGGAAGAAGAGACCGAGAGTCACGAGGAACTCGAACGGGAACACCGGACCGATAAACGGCGGCTCGAGTCGTCCGTGAGCGATCTCCTCGAAAACGCGTCTGTCCACACAGTCCACGACTACCGAGGTGAGCGACCAAACGTCCTCGACGATGTCGTCGAAGACCAGGTGCAGGCAGTGTTCGGCTCGACTCGGAGAGTCCTCTCCCGGCCGCTCGTCGAGGTGGACGACGCGAAGGAGCTGGCGAAATTCTTTCGGGGAAGTGGCGACTGGCCACTCGCCGATAGAGACGCCGTGATGCTCGGCGTCGATACGTCCAGCACGGAGATTGCGGACACTGGCTGGTGTCGGGAGTTCATCGACGAGTACGAGTCACAGACTGCAGTGGACGTCGAAACGCTGCTCCAGCAAACGCGGACGGCGAACGGCGACTACCGAGGGACGCCACAGGAGTCGATTGCGGCGCTGCTCATCACGCTCGCAATGTCGAACGAGAAGGTCGCACTCAAGCAGGATACGGACTACGTGACCGATCCAACGGCGATCGGTCGACAGGTCCGGACGAAGGGTGGGCTCACGTCAATGCAGGTGCGGTTCGGCGTCGACGATGGAATCACTAACCCTAAAGAGGTTCGCAAGATCGTGTCGACGGTCCTTGGCCACGATCCCGAAGGCAACGACCCAGACATATGGGTTGCCGGGCTCGCCTTGTGGGCCGAAACCAACAGCATCCTCGTCAAGCGGACGTTCAAGGGTGTCACCAGAGAGTTTGATATGGATCTTGACGGGCTGGAGTCCATTCTAAAACCGGCCTACAGTGGCGGCGATATCGCCACGTCCGAGTTGGCCGACGACGACGTTCAGTCTGAGGCCGAAACCTTCGCAGACGCACGCGACCTCTTCGCTACAGCGGACGGAGGGAAAACGCTCTGGGCGCAGTTTACCGAGACGCTCGAGTTACTGGAGGATCTCTACCCCAGTGCGGCGATTACATCGCGGATGCAGACGACAGCTGTCAGTGGGTCTGTTCCGACGAAATCGACGGTCACCTCGCGGCTTGCGAAGGCAATCGAGCACCGGGTCGACGAACTATCCAAGCAGTACCGTCGAGTGACAGGTAACGCCACAGACACGACAGACCCCGACGAGATTCGGGAAGAGTTGACGGAGTGGCTTCGTGAGAACGAGCCGGACGTCAAAGCGCTCCTCGACGACGCTACAGCAACGTTCGATAGCGTCTCGTTTGACGACCTCGAGTTGGTGTTCGGGAGCGCCTGGAACGGGGATCAGGTCGCCGAGGGTGATCTGGTTGATTCGTCTGTGCGCCAGCAGACCGAGGATTACAAGAAAACTCGAGAACTACTTGAGGGAGAGCCGAGCCCGTGGTCGAAGCTACAGTCTGCACATGAAGATCTTCGAGCAGAGAACCCAGATTCGCCAACGACCGAGTCGGTTTCTACGGTGCTGGACGCCTCGCGACCACCGTCGATCCAGCGAGTTCGACGGCTCATTGAGGAAGCGAAGGACCCCAAGCCGCCAGGAGCTGACGACAATTCATGGGCGGAGCTCCAACGTGTCGCAGAGGATCTCCGACAGGAGCTTCCGAACGCTGCCGTTACCGACGAGGTGACGGGGTTAATCGACGCGGACGACCGACCGACTGATGAACGAGCGACGGAACTCCTCGATGAGTCCAAGAAATTGTTGACCCGAATCCGCGAAGTCAGAGAGGCACTGGATGACGTCGAGGACGGCGGTATCGTATTGATCGAAGAGTAGACTCACAAGCAGACTCTTGCTGGAGTCTCATTCGTTCTTTCCTAATGCAGGGGTACTGTACAGTCATAGAACAAGTAGAATAAAATGGTTACCCAACGCTTCGTCACTTTATGCCGAAGTGGAAACAGACTGAAACTTGGACGGAGAAGTATCGTCCCGATTCGTTCGGGGAGATTGACGGAAACGAGAGTATCATATCTACTTTCCAGAACTATTCCCGAACGGGTGAATTCCCAAACCTGTTGCTCGTAGGTCCTCCTGGGACTGGAAAATCCACAGTCATGAGAATATTATCTAAGGAGATCCACGGTGCGGAATGGCGCACGCATACGCATATCTTAGATGGAATGGACGTTCGAGGAGTAGACCAAGTTCGTTCGAGAATCTTACCGTTCATTAAAACAGACTACAAAGGAGAGGCTCCACGACTACTAGTCATAGAACAGTCAGAGAGTCTAGTAAGAGACGCCCAAATGATGCTTAGACCACTAATGGAGAGACACAC is a window from the Halogeometricum sp. S3BR5-2 genome containing:
- a CDS encoding BREX protein BrxB domain-containing protein gives rise to the protein MTGTPYRAFKEKLCTFAEGQAGIRNPFVIVAVEPEIEHQTVDRLSGWATGSDEPPSIDEDISIQPIWLDELLPQTKVYNLCVALGSETSPERIEDTMQDRLAEELVQEMVENEIDEEHLKQQNHVVLLLNIGSLYPFTRASELFDELDRRNVRSTIGIPYPGDDVGGKLSFFDGDSRHYYPAHQIPGPITEKHLQQ